A single window of Camelus dromedarius isolate mCamDro1 chromosome 20, mCamDro1.pat, whole genome shotgun sequence DNA harbors:
- the CCNE2 gene encoding G1/S-specific cyclin-E2 gives MSRRSSRLQAKQQPQPSQTDSPQEAQIIQAKKRKTAQDVRKRKEEKVTKKHQYEIRNCWPPVLSGGISPCIIIETPHKELGTSDFSRFTNYRFKNLFINPSPLPDLSWGCSKDVWLNMLNKETRYVHDKHFEVLHSDLEPQMRSILLDWLLEVCEVYTLHRETFYLAQDFFDRFMLTQKDINKNMLQLIGITSLFIASKLEEIYAPKLQEFAYVTDGACSEEDILRMELIILKALKWELGPVTVISWLNLFLQVDALKDAPKVLLPQYSQEKFIQIAQLLDLCILAIDSLEFQYRILAAAALCHFTSIEVVKKASGLEWDSISECVEWMEPFVSVVKSTSPVKLKIFKKISMEDRHNIQTHTNYLTMLDEVNYVNTFRKGGQLSPVCNGGIMTPPKSTEKPPGKH, from the exons ATGTCAAGACGCAG TAGCCGTTTACAAGCTAaacagcagccccagcccagccagacGGATTCCCCCCAAGAAGCCCAGATAATTCAggccaagaagagaaaaacagcccAG gatgtcagaaaaagaaaagaggagaaggtCACCAAGAAACATCAGTATGAAATTAGG aATTGTTGGCCACCTGTATTATCTGGGGGGATTAGTCCTTGCATTATCATTGAAACACCCCACAAAGAACTAGGAACAAGTGACTTCTCCAGATTTAcaaattacagatttaaaaatctttttattaatcCTTCACCTCTGCCTGATTTAAG CTGGGGATGTTCAAAGGATGTTTGGCTAAACATGTTAAATAAAGAGACCAGATATGTTCATGACAAACATTTTGAAGTTCTGCATTCTGACTTGGAACCACAGATGAGGTCAATACTTCTAGACTGGCTTTTAGAG GTATGTGAAGTATACACACTTCATAGGGAAACGTTTTATCTTGCTCAAGACTTTTTTGATAGATTCATGTTGACCCAAaaggatataaataaaaatatgcttcAACTCATTGGAATTACCTCATTATTCATTGCTTCCAAACTTGAG gaaatctaTGCTCCTAAGCTCCAAGAGTTTGCTTATGTCACTGATGGAGCTTGCAGTGAAGAGGATATCTTAAGGATGGAACTCattattttaaag GCTTTAAAATGGGAACTCGGTCCTGTAACAGTCATCTCCTGGCTAAACCTCTTCCTCCAAGTTGATGCTCTTAAAGATGCTCCTAAAGTTCTTCTACCTCAGTATTCTCAGGAAAAGTTCATTCAGATAGCTCAg CTTTTAGATCTGTGTATTCTAGCCATCGATTCATTAGAGTTCCAGTACAGAATACTGGCTGCTGCTGCCTTGTGCCATTTTACCTCTATTGAAGTGGTTAAGAAAGCCTCAG gtTTGGAGTGGGACAGCATTTCTGAATGTGTAGAATGGATGGAGCCTTTTGTCAGCGTAGTAAAAAGTACTAGCCCAGTGAAGCTAAAGATTTTTAAGAAGATTTCTATGGAAGACAGACAcaatatacagacacacacaaattACCTGACTATGCTG GATGAAGTAAATTATGTGAACACCTTCAGAAAGGGGGGACAGTTGTCACCAGTGTGCAATGGAGGTATTATGACACCACCGAAGAGCACTGAAAAGCCACCAGGAAAACACTAA